In the genome of Pseudomonas sp. LBUM920, one region contains:
- a CDS encoding ScpA family protein gives MEVFLEAFEGPLDLLLYLIRKQNINILDIPVAEITRQYMGYVELMQTVRLELAAEYLVMAAMLAEIKSRMLLPRSETIEAEEDDPRAELIRRLQEYERFKAAAEGIDGLSRVGRDVVVPKLDAPEARARKLLPDVSLEELLMSMAEVLRRGDMFESHQVSREALSTRERMSDVLERLKGGGFVPFVELFTKEEGRLGVVVTFMAILELVKESLVELVQNEPFAAIHVRARAE, from the coding sequence CTGGAAGTGTTCCTTGAAGCCTTCGAAGGCCCGCTGGACTTGCTGCTGTACCTGATCCGCAAGCAGAACATCAATATCCTCGACATCCCGGTGGCGGAAATCACTCGCCAGTACATGGGGTATGTCGAGCTGATGCAGACCGTGCGCCTGGAGCTGGCCGCCGAGTACCTGGTGATGGCCGCGATGCTCGCCGAGATCAAGTCGCGCATGCTGTTGCCGCGCTCGGAGACCATCGAAGCCGAAGAGGACGACCCGCGCGCCGAACTGATCCGTCGCCTGCAAGAGTACGAACGTTTCAAGGCCGCCGCCGAAGGCATCGACGGCCTGAGCCGCGTTGGCCGTGACGTGGTGGTGCCCAAGCTCGACGCCCCGGAAGCCCGGGCGCGCAAGCTGCTGCCGGATGTGAGCCTGGAAGAATTGCTGATGTCCATGGCCGAAGTGCTGCGCCGGGGCGACATGTTTGAAAGCCACCAGGTCAGTCGCGAGGCGCTGTCGACCCGCGAGCGCATGAGCGATGTGCTCGAACGCCTCAAGGGCGGCGGGTTTGTACCCTTTGTCGAGTTGTTCACCAAAGAAGAAGGGCGCCTGGGGGTGGTGGTGACCTTTATGGCGATCCTTGAGCTGGTCAAGGAATCCTTGGTCGAGCTGGTCCAGAATGAGCCTTTTGCGGCTATCCACGTGCGGGCGCGAGCCGAATAA
- a CDS encoding L-threonylcarbamoyladenylate synthase: MSQFFQIHPENPQARLIKQAVEIIRAGGVVIYPTDSSYAIGCQIGDKNAVERVRRLRDLDKNHNFALICSDLSQLGLFAKVDTGTFRLLKAHTPGPYTFILNATREVPRLLLHPKKRTIGLRVPEHPIALALLAELGEPLMSVSLILPGEEEPLYDPYEMRRLLEKHVDLIIDGGYGGNKASTVINLADGEPEVVRVGCGDPTPFMVEA, encoded by the coding sequence GTGAGTCAATTCTTCCAGATTCATCCGGAAAACCCTCAAGCGCGCCTGATTAAACAGGCCGTGGAGATCATCCGCGCCGGCGGCGTGGTGATCTACCCAACCGACTCGTCCTACGCCATTGGTTGCCAAATCGGCGACAAGAACGCGGTTGAACGGGTCAGACGCCTGCGTGACCTGGACAAGAATCACAACTTCGCACTGATTTGCAGCGACCTGTCCCAACTTGGGCTGTTTGCGAAGGTCGACACCGGCACCTTCCGCCTGCTCAAGGCCCATACGCCGGGGCCCTACACCTTTATCCTCAACGCCACCCGCGAAGTACCGCGTTTGTTGCTGCACCCCAAAAAGCGCACCATCGGCCTGCGTGTGCCGGAGCATCCGATTGCCCTGGCGTTGCTGGCTGAACTGGGCGAGCCGCTGATGAGTGTGTCGTTGATCCTGCCCGGTGAAGAAGAGCCGCTGTACGACCCGTACGAAATGCGCCGCCTGCTGGAAAAACACGTCGACTTGATCATCGACGGCGGCTACGGCGGCAACAAGGCCTCCACCGTGATCAACCTGGCCGACGGCGAGCCGGAAGTGGTGCGTGTGGGTTGCGGCGATCCGACGCCGTTCATGGTCGAGGCCTGA
- a CDS encoding PHP domain-containing protein: protein MNVDLHCHSTASDGALAPAVLVARAFEKGVRVLSLTDHDTLEGLDEARTAAHALGMQLVNGVELSCTWGGATIHVLGYGFDQNAAPLVEAIAQLHDGRWLRSEEISRKLSLKGMPNALEGARAIQQELGDSGNAPARPHFADWMVREGFVKDRAEAFRKWLGAGKLGDVKQHWPTLEDTVATLRAAGAWVSLAHPWHYDFTRSKRRKLIADYIGAGGHAIEVVNGHQPADQVGSLAILAREFGLLVSAGSDFHGPGGWSEIGEYRQVPEDLPLLWGRFKHDPIIATV, encoded by the coding sequence GTGAATGTTGATTTGCACTGCCACAGCACGGCCTCCGACGGCGCCCTGGCGCCCGCGGTACTGGTTGCGCGTGCGTTTGAAAAAGGCGTGCGAGTCCTGTCTTTGACCGACCACGACACCCTCGAAGGCCTCGATGAAGCCCGTACGGCCGCGCATGCGTTGGGCATGCAGCTGGTCAACGGCGTGGAATTGTCCTGCACCTGGGGCGGCGCCACCATTCATGTGCTCGGTTACGGTTTTGATCAGAACGCCGCGCCGTTGGTCGAGGCCATTGCCCAATTGCACGATGGCCGCTGGCTGCGGTCCGAAGAAATAAGCCGCAAGCTCAGCCTTAAAGGCATGCCCAATGCCCTGGAGGGCGCCCGCGCCATCCAGCAGGAACTGGGCGACAGCGGCAACGCACCAGCCCGTCCGCACTTTGCCGACTGGATGGTGCGTGAAGGTTTTGTAAAGGATCGCGCCGAGGCCTTTCGCAAATGGCTGGGCGCCGGCAAGTTGGGTGACGTCAAGCAACACTGGCCGACCCTGGAAGACACCGTCGCCACTCTGCGGGCCGCTGGGGCCTGGGTCAGCCTGGCGCATCCTTGGCATTACGATTTCACCCGCAGCAAGCGCCGCAAGCTGATTGCCGACTATATTGGAGCGGGCGGCCACGCTATCGAAGTGGTCAACGGGCACCAACCCGCCGATCAGGTGGGCAGCCTGGCGATACTTGCTCGCGAATTTGGTCTGCTGGTCAGCGCCGGCAGTGACTTTCATGGCCCAGGCGGCTGGTCCGAGATTGGCGAGTATCGCCAGGTACCGGAAGATCTGCCGCTGTTGTGGGGGCGATTCAAGCATGACCCCATTATTGCCACCGTCTGA
- a CDS encoding septation protein A, which translates to MKQFIDFIPLLLFFIVTKLDPRLIDIAGHELTFGGIYSATAVLIISSIVVYGAIFISQRKLEKSQWLTLIACLVFGGLTLAFHSETFLKWKAPVVNWLFALVFIGSHFIGDRLLIKRIMGHALTLPDPVWTRLNVAWIVFFLFCGAANLFVAFTFQAYWVDFKVFGSLGMTVLFLIGQGIYLSRHLHDTAPTTPKTED; encoded by the coding sequence GTGAAACAATTCATCGACTTCATCCCGCTGTTGCTGTTTTTCATCGTTACCAAACTCGACCCCAGGCTCATTGATATCGCCGGTCACGAGCTGACATTCGGGGGCATCTACAGCGCCACCGCCGTGCTGATCATCAGCTCGATCGTGGTCTACGGCGCCATCTTCATCTCCCAGCGCAAGCTGGAAAAAAGCCAATGGCTGACCCTGATTGCCTGCCTGGTATTCGGTGGCCTGACCCTGGCCTTCCACAGCGAAACCTTCCTTAAATGGAAAGCCCCCGTGGTGAACTGGCTGTTCGCCCTGGTCTTCATCGGCAGCCACTTCATCGGTGATCGCCTGCTGATCAAGCGCATCATGGGCCATGCACTGACCCTGCCGGACCCGGTGTGGACACGCTTGAACGTGGCCTGGATCGTGTTTTTCCTGTTCTGCGGCGCCGCCAACCTGTTCGTGGCCTTTACCTTCCAGGCCTACTGGGTCGACTTCAAGGTCTTCGGCAGCCTGGGCATGACCGTATTGTTCCTGATCGGCCAGGGTATCTACCTGTCGCGCCATCTGCATGACACCGCCCCTACCACGCCGAAAACCGAGGACTGA
- a CDS encoding YciI family protein — protein MLYAIIATDVANSLEKRLSVRPAHIERLKQLQAEGRIVLAGPHPAVDSNDPGDAGFTGSLIVAEFASLADAQAWAKADPYVAAGVYADVVIKPFKQVLP, from the coding sequence ATGCTCTACGCCATCATTGCTACCGACGTTGCCAACTCGCTGGAAAAACGCCTGTCCGTGCGCCCGGCCCACATCGAACGCCTCAAACAGCTGCAAGCCGAAGGCCGCATCGTGCTGGCCGGCCCACACCCGGCCGTGGACAGCAACGACCCAGGCGACGCCGGCTTCACCGGCAGCCTGATCGTCGCCGAGTTTGCGTCGTTGGCCGACGCCCAAGCCTGGGCCAAGGCCGACCCGTATGTAGCAGCAGGCGTCTACGCTGATGTGGTGATCAAGCCGTTCAAGCAAGTCCTGCCTTGA
- a CDS encoding translation initiation factor 2, protein MRLRQLCLLAVLTIGATAHAEETSNTGSSTPLSLSAGSQITELQQRLKESERLREELSKQLQSADTARESAQLSRLRQENQRLAQQLKASQGGALTRWLTEQQQWFVTGGAVALIALLCGIFASGGHRRRRQWLN, encoded by the coding sequence ATGCGCTTACGTCAGTTGTGTCTGTTGGCCGTGTTAACGATCGGGGCTACCGCCCACGCTGAAGAAACCTCGAACACCGGCAGTTCCACGCCCCTGTCCCTGAGTGCCGGCAGCCAGATCACCGAGTTGCAGCAACGTTTGAAAGAAAGTGAACGGCTGCGTGAAGAGCTGAGCAAGCAATTGCAAAGCGCAGACACTGCCCGCGAAAGTGCCCAACTGAGTCGCTTGCGCCAAGAGAACCAACGCCTGGCCCAGCAACTCAAAGCATCACAAGGCGGCGCCTTGACCCGCTGGCTGACCGAGCAACAACAGTGGTTTGTCACCGGAGGGGCCGTCGCCCTGATCGCCCTGCTGTGCGGTATCTTCGCCAGCGGTGGGCACCGTCGCCGTCGACAATGGCTAAATTGA
- a CDS encoding response regulator transcription factor encodes MSELLLIDDDQELCELLTSWLSQEGFQVRACHDGLSARKALADSAPAAVVLDVMLPDGSGLELLKQLRNDHPELPVLMLSARGEPLDRILGLELGADDYLAKPCDPRELTARLRAVLRRSHPAAVSTQLELGDLCFSPVRGVVTIDEQEFALTVSESRLLEALLRQPGEPLDKQELAQIALGRKLTLYDRSLDMHVSNLRKKIGPHPDGRPRIVALRSRGYYYSL; translated from the coding sequence ATGAGCGAGCTGTTACTGATAGATGATGACCAGGAGCTCTGCGAGCTGCTGACCAGTTGGCTGAGCCAGGAAGGTTTCCAGGTGCGCGCCTGCCACGACGGCTTGAGCGCGCGCAAAGCCCTGGCCGACAGCGCCCCTGCAGCAGTGGTGCTTGATGTGATGCTGCCCGACGGCAGCGGCCTGGAGCTGCTCAAGCAATTGCGCAACGACCATCCGGAACTGCCGGTGCTGATGCTTTCGGCACGGGGCGAGCCGCTGGACCGCATCCTCGGCCTGGAGCTGGGCGCCGACGATTACCTGGCCAAGCCCTGCGACCCGCGCGAACTGACTGCCCGCTTGCGCGCCGTATTGCGCCGCAGTCATCCGGCGGCGGTGTCTACTCAGCTGGAACTGGGCGACCTGTGCTTCAGCCCGGTGCGTGGGGTGGTGACCATCGATGAGCAGGAATTTGCCCTCACCGTTTCCGAGAGTCGCCTGCTTGAAGCCTTGCTGCGCCAGCCGGGTGAACCGCTGGATAAGCAGGAACTGGCGCAGATTGCCCTGGGGCGTAAGTTGACCCTTTACGATCGCAGCTTGGATATGCACGTGAGCAACCTGCGTAAAAAGATCGGCCCACACCCGGATGGCCGACCACGGATCGTGGCGTTGCGTAGTCGCGGGTATTATTACAGCCTCTGA
- a CDS encoding LTXXQ domain protein translates to MRKTLIALMFAAALPTVAMAAAPEGPGPMGGPEGHMMGGPGHGGEHGPRGKGGPLSQLDLSREQREQIGKLMGEQWHGRKEIVRKYLDKLPAADQQAMKNEMAAAKQKTQADIRAVLKPDQQKKFDEIVKKQAERRAEWKEFQAWKAQQPQKAQ, encoded by the coding sequence ATGCGCAAGACCCTTATCGCTTTGATGTTCGCCGCTGCCCTGCCGACCGTTGCCATGGCCGCCGCGCCAGAAGGCCCAGGCCCGATGGGCGGCCCTGAAGGCCACATGATGGGTGGCCCGGGCCACGGCGGTGAACACGGTCCGCGTGGCAAAGGCGGCCCGCTGAGCCAACTCGACCTGAGCCGCGAACAGCGCGAGCAAATCGGCAAGCTGATGGGTGAACAATGGCACGGCCGCAAAGAGATCGTGCGCAAGTACCTGGACAAACTCCCAGCCGCTGACCAGCAAGCCATGAAAAACGAAATGGCCGCCGCCAAGCAAAAAACCCAGGCTGACATCCGCGCCGTGCTCAAGCCCGATCAACAGAAGAAATTCGACGAGATCGTCAAGAAACAAGCCGAACGCCGCGCCGAGTGGAAGGAATTCCAGGCCTGGAAAGCCCAGCAGCCGCAAAAAGCGCAATAA
- a CDS encoding HAMP domain-containing sensor histidine kinase, translated as MRSLFWRILASFWLAIALVAGLSILLGHMLNQDAWILSRHPGLNNLAQEWTQLYEAQGEDAAQDLLQQRKRQYHIDVQVLNESGEPVVRGTFPRRAAAFEARQNDSQDGHLPWRRLTAEYTSEKTGDTYLLIYRIPHPELDAWHRSSLLWPLSALAIALVVLTLFSLLVTLSITRPLSRLRGAVHDLGQATYQQNSLARLANRRDEFGVLATDFNRMGARLQSLIGSQRQLLRDVSHELRSPLARLRIALALAERASPEERERLWPRLTRECDRLEALISEILVLARVDADNASAEEVDLNPLLKSLQKDAQLGAPDQVVQLTADPELALKGWPTMIERAVDNLLRNAQRFNPQGQPIELHARRHGERILISVRDHGPGVEAEHLSQLGEPFYRAPGQAAQGHGLGLAIARRAAERHGGSLILANHPDGGFIASIDLPLEPGVVTPV; from the coding sequence GTGCGTTCATTGTTCTGGCGCATCCTGGCCAGTTTCTGGCTGGCCATCGCCTTGGTTGCCGGGCTGTCGATCCTGCTTGGGCACATGCTCAACCAGGACGCCTGGATTCTCAGCCGTCATCCCGGCCTCAACAACCTGGCGCAGGAGTGGACGCAACTCTACGAAGCCCAGGGCGAGGACGCCGCTCAGGATTTACTGCAACAACGCAAACGCCAGTACCACATCGACGTGCAGGTGCTCAATGAAAGCGGCGAGCCGGTGGTGCGCGGTACGTTCCCCCGCCGCGCCGCCGCCTTCGAGGCCCGGCAAAATGACAGCCAGGACGGCCACCTGCCGTGGCGCCGCCTGACCGCCGAGTACACCAGTGAAAAAACCGGCGACACCTACCTGCTGATCTACCGCATCCCGCACCCGGAACTCGACGCCTGGCACCGCAGTAGCCTGCTCTGGCCGCTGAGTGCGCTGGCGATTGCGCTGGTGGTGCTGACCCTCTTCAGCCTGCTGGTGACGCTGTCCATTACCCGCCCGCTCAGCCGTCTGCGCGGCGCGGTGCATGACCTGGGCCAGGCCACCTACCAACAAAACAGCCTGGCGCGCCTGGCCAACCGACGCGATGAATTCGGCGTATTGGCCACCGACTTCAACCGCATGGGCGCCCGCCTGCAAAGCCTGATCGGCAGCCAGCGCCAGTTGCTGCGCGACGTGTCCCACGAACTGCGCTCACCCCTGGCCCGCTTGCGCATCGCCCTGGCGTTGGCCGAACGCGCAAGCCCTGAAGAACGCGAAAGACTCTGGCCACGCCTGACCCGCGAGTGCGATCGCCTGGAAGCGCTGATCAGCGAAATCCTGGTCTTGGCCCGCGTCGATGCCGACAACGCGAGTGCCGAAGAAGTCGACCTCAACCCACTGCTCAAAAGCCTGCAAAAGGACGCCCAGCTCGGCGCTCCCGACCAGGTGGTGCAACTGACCGCCGACCCCGAGCTGGCGCTCAAGGGCTGGCCGACCATGATCGAGCGCGCCGTGGATAACCTGCTGCGCAACGCCCAGCGCTTCAACCCACAGGGTCAACCGATCGAGTTGCACGCCCGGCGCCACGGCGAGCGCATTCTGATCAGCGTGCGCGACCACGGCCCCGGCGTCGAAGCCGAACACCTCAGCCAATTGGGCGAACCGTTTTACCGCGCGCCCGGCCAGGCTGCCCAAGGCCACGGCCTGGGTCTGGCGATTGCCAGGCGCGCAGCGGAACGCCATGGCGGCAGCCTGATCCTGGCCAATCACCCCGACGGAGGTTTCATCGCCAGCATCGACCTGCCGTTGGAACCGGGAGTTGTCACACCGGTGTGA